A segment of the Zingiber officinale cultivar Zhangliang chromosome 8B, Zo_v1.1, whole genome shotgun sequence genome:
AGGAGAACCAGCGGCGGGAAGCCGACGAGGGAGTGGGAGAGCACGTAGGAGGAGCGGCGGTAGGCGTTGTAGGCCGTCTCCCGCATGAAGATGTTGCGCTCTTGGATGAAAACAGGGAGCGCGTCGGCGCAGGTGTAGAACATGGTGGACATGGCGATGGCGAAGAAACCGAGCCGCTCTTGGACGCCCTTGGGCGTGTGGTCAAGGCGCCAGAAGATGGTGGCGAGGATGAACCCGGTGACGAGCACCGTGCCGAGTCGCATCACGAACAGCTCCGGCATCCGCCGCGTGTTCACCAAGGACCGCTTCGTCAGCACCAGCGTCTCCATCCAGAACGGGTTCGCGTGCTTCGGCACCGCCGCCGCCGTCGTCATCGTGCCCTCCGCGCCGGAGACCAGCTTCCCTCGCGAGATGCTGGTGCCGATGGCATCCTCCAGCGAAACAAACGATTTTTCGCCGCCGCCGGGATAGACGACGGGTAGTGCTTGGCGTGCGCGGTTGAACTCGACGAGAGACTTCGCGCCCTCCGGCGTGGCCTCGAGCTCGCGGATGAGGTCGAGGGAGAACTCGGTGGGGTTCTCGTTGTCGGGGATCGGCTGGCCGAAGTCGGAGAAGAAAGGGTGGAGACCGGTGGGCGGGCCGGCGTAAACTGTGCTACCCCGGGAGAGCATGAGGAGCCGATCGAGGAGGCAAAGGATGCGGGAGCTTGGCTGGTGTACCGACATGATCACTACGCTCCCGCTGTGAGCGATCCTCTGCAACACCTTCACCACCATGTAAGCGCTGGTGGAGTCGAGGCCAGAGGTCGGCTCGTCGAGGAACAGCAAGATCGGGTCGTGGATGATGTCGATGCCGATCGACACCCTGCGCCGCTCGCCGCCAGACACACCGCGGTGGATCTCGTCTCCGATGATTGTCCCCGCGGCGGCGCGGAGGCCGAGCTGGTCGATCAGAGCTTGCACTCTGCTCATCTTCTTGGCGGCCGAGAGGGAGCGCGGGAGGCGGAACTCGGCTGAGAACATGAGCGTCTCCTCCACGGTGAGCATCGGGTAGAGGAGGTCGTCCTGCATCACGTAGGCGGAGATCACCTTGAGAAGCCGCCCCTCGAGCTTCTCACCGTTGAGGGTGATGGAGCCCTCGAGGCTCTCGCGCACGATCCGGTTCGCGAGTGCGTCGATCAGGGTGGATTTCCCCGACCCGCTCGCCCCCAGAACCGCTAAGATCTCGCCTTCCCGGGCCTCGCCGGAGATGGCATTCAGCAGAACCTTCCTCCCCTGTTCCTCGCCGGCGTCGCTGCGCCAAAACAGAGAGCACCCCTTCCGCGACCGGCGGACGCTGTAGGTGAGATTGGAGAAGGCGAGGACGAAAGGAAGAGAGCCGGAGACAGCCATATCGGCGTCTTCCTCACCAATACCCTTCCCGTCGTTGGCGACGTTCCCTAGCTGGACGACGACGTGGTGGCCGCTGTGGGCGCCACCGACGGGCCTGAAGCCGAGGGGGACGGAGGCGTCTGAGGCTGAGGAGGAGGAGGCGACGCGGGGGCTGTGATGTTGGAGGGCGCCAGGGCGGGGGACGTCGTCGGAGTCGTCCATGGGGGAGGAGCGGCGGTCGAGGGGAGATATCTTATCTTGAAAACGGGACATGGTGTGTTTATAACGGAAGAGGCCGCCGGAATAGCAGCGATCTGTTACGATATGAGCGGGGATATCGGGTGCGTGTTACAACacccaacaagaagaagaaagagttgCTCTGCTCAAATCTCTGAATAAAACTGTTTTTATAGAGTTTGCGTTGCACCAGaagtgatttttttaattattaataaattaaaaaataattgatgattatcatatttaattagttttctttatcaATTTCTTTTATTTAATATTTGGCAAATAAAAAGGCCGTTTCGTATTGTAGTTATCTTCAACTTGGTAATATacttagagggtgtttggctaaatttattaaaaataacttatAAGCTCGTACAATTTATAAGTtattttaggagcttataagttgttaggtcttattttaaaaataagttgttaaagtgtttgggtgaacttattacaatcaacttaaagatattgatgtgtttggtattataagatctttttattaataaaattaccaaaaagggtataatactattaatagagggttttgagatttttattaatagagggttttagGCGAATTTCTGCATCGagggagagaaaattagaaagaggtgttggcggagaagatgacacaacgttggaagaaaagtcgacggagataaaaagatattaagtttataaaaatttatcgaggataagatggggatttatgaaattatataaggatattttagagaaacaaattattaaaataagatcttttttaaaaaagtagggtcttccatacttttttaaaaatagcttataagttccaaaacagcttattttgacagcttataagttgtttgaaaaaaaatttaccaaacaaatttgaagaatttataagctccaaaacagcttataagctgttttagagagcttataagctTAGCCAAACACCCTAGTCAACATTACTTCTTATTAAATTTGTCAAAGTagtaatttaatcaaaattaattgataTAAATTGTACAATTATAATGATAACTACATATTTGATCGTGGTTGATAGGGTGAACATAAGTCCTGACTAACTTCGATCAAAGTA
Coding sequences within it:
- the LOC122017580 gene encoding ABC transporter G family member 5-like, giving the protein MSRFQDKISPLDRRSSPMDDSDDVPRPGALQHHSPRVASSSSASDASVPLGFRPVGGAHSGHHVVVQLGNVANDGKGIGEEDADMAVSGSLPFVLAFSNLTYSVRRSRKGCSLFWRSDAGEEQGRKVLLNAISGEAREGEILAVLGASGSGKSTLIDALANRIVRESLEGSITLNGEKLEGRLLKVISAYVMQDDLLYPMLTVEETLMFSAEFRLPRSLSAAKKMSRVQALIDQLGLRAAAGTIIGDEIHRGVSGGERRRVSIGIDIIHDPILLFLDEPTSGLDSTSAYMVVKVLQRIAHSGSVVIMSVHQPSSRILCLLDRLLMLSRGSTVYAGPPTGLHPFFSDFGQPIPDNENPTEFSLDLIRELEATPEGAKSLVEFNRARQALPVVYPGGGEKSFVSLEDAIGTSISRGKLVSGAEGTMTTAAAVPKHANPFWMETLVLTKRSLVNTRRMPELFVMRLGTVLVTGFILATIFWRLDHTPKGVQERLGFFAIAMSTMFYTCADALPVFIQERNIFMRETAYNAYRRSSYVLSHSLVGFPPLVLLSIAFALTTFFAVGLAGGLQGFVFFVLMVLASFWAGSGFVTFLSGVVPHVMLGYTVVVAILAYFLLFSGFFINRDRIHDYWIWFHYLSLVKYPYEAVMQNEFGRAGRCFSRGVQMFDNTPMEGLAEATKERALAAINGALRMNMTSTTCITTGPDVLRQQSITQLGKWACLSVTVAWGFFFRGLFYLTLLLGSKNKRR